In Brassica rapa cultivar Chiifu-401-42 chromosome A06, CAAS_Brap_v3.01, whole genome shotgun sequence, a single window of DNA contains:
- the LOC103875155 gene encoding cTAGE family member 4 isoform X1 — translation MAGIDTQKQLLSLIRDFTSERSRGEQRVVGLKKRIESLQSEVEAANEEVEKAKRIKEVAEEELNGYEVESSLNDATIQSLEARIALLQDEVSTVGNEVDALKNKEGLLRDQFISQMVELNKEIRVFQRTVASSVGNDDSTSITATDVEVFEDGHGADSQAIKDMLSDVNSQLAKEEEGYLAEQNIKEQLQKELDEYEKKMSLMEAITEKTNSVHALAEQSSELEQTLASLGEELQKRCRCQHCQAENLEVLSLLLQGDQDMVVS, via the exons ATGGCGGGAATCGATACGCAGAAGCAGCTTCTCTCTCTGATCCGCGACTTCACCTCTGAAAGATCTCGTGGAG AGCAAAGAGTGGTTGGATTGAAGAAGCGGATCGAGTCTCTGCAATCGGAAGTTGAAGCAGCGAACGAAGAAGTTGAAAAGGCGAAACGAATCAAAGAAGTGGCGGAAGAGGAGCTCAACGGCTACGAAGTTGAATCGTCTTTGAACGATGCTACGATTCAATCTCTTGAG GCAAGGATTGCTCTTCTTCAGGATGAAGTTTCTACTGTTGGCAATGAAGTAGATGCTCTCAAG AACAAGGAAGGATTACTTAG AGATCAATTTATAAGCCAAATGGTTGAGCTGAACAAGGAAATAAG GGTGTTCCAGAGAACTGTAGCCTCCAGTGTGGGAAATGATGATAGTACTAGCATAACAGCAA CAGATGTTGAAGTTTTTGAGGATGGTCATGGAGCTGATTCACAAGCTATCAAGGATATGCTATCTGATGTAAATTCTCAATTAGCAAAAGAGGAGGAAGGATACTTAGCGGAGCAGAACATAAAAGAACAG CTGCAGAAAGAGCTTGATGAATATGAGAAGAAGATGTCACTCATGGAGGCCATAACAGAGAAAACAAACTCAGTGCATGCTCTCGCTGA GCAGAGTTCTGAGCTGGAACAGACATTGGCTTCACTGGGGGAGGAGCTGCAGAAGAGATGCCGATGCCAACATTGCCAGGCAGAAAATTTGGAAGTCTTGAGCTTACTTCTCCAAGGAGACCAG GATATGGTGGTGTCTTAG
- the LOC103875155 gene encoding cTAGE family member 4 isoform X2 has protein sequence MAGIDTQKQLLSLIRDFTSERSRGEQRVVGLKKRIESLQSEVEAANEEVEKAKRIKEVAEEELNGYEVESSLNDATIQSLEARIALLQDEVSTVGNEVDALKNKEGLLRDQFISQMVELNKEIRVFQRTVASSVGNDDSTSITANVEVFEDGHGADSQAIKDMLSDVNSQLAKEEEGYLAEQNIKEQLQKELDEYEKKMSLMEAITEKTNSVHALAEQSSELEQTLASLGEELQKRCRCQHCQAENLEVLSLLLQGDQDMVVS, from the exons ATGGCGGGAATCGATACGCAGAAGCAGCTTCTCTCTCTGATCCGCGACTTCACCTCTGAAAGATCTCGTGGAG AGCAAAGAGTGGTTGGATTGAAGAAGCGGATCGAGTCTCTGCAATCGGAAGTTGAAGCAGCGAACGAAGAAGTTGAAAAGGCGAAACGAATCAAAGAAGTGGCGGAAGAGGAGCTCAACGGCTACGAAGTTGAATCGTCTTTGAACGATGCTACGATTCAATCTCTTGAG GCAAGGATTGCTCTTCTTCAGGATGAAGTTTCTACTGTTGGCAATGAAGTAGATGCTCTCAAG AACAAGGAAGGATTACTTAG AGATCAATTTATAAGCCAAATGGTTGAGCTGAACAAGGAAATAAG GGTGTTCCAGAGAACTGTAGCCTCCAGTGTGGGAAATGATGATAGTACTAGCATAACAGCAA ATGTTGAAGTTTTTGAGGATGGTCATGGAGCTGATTCACAAGCTATCAAGGATATGCTATCTGATGTAAATTCTCAATTAGCAAAAGAGGAGGAAGGATACTTAGCGGAGCAGAACATAAAAGAACAG CTGCAGAAAGAGCTTGATGAATATGAGAAGAAGATGTCACTCATGGAGGCCATAACAGAGAAAACAAACTCAGTGCATGCTCTCGCTGA GCAGAGTTCTGAGCTGGAACAGACATTGGCTTCACTGGGGGAGGAGCTGCAGAAGAGATGCCGATGCCAACATTGCCAGGCAGAAAATTTGGAAGTCTTGAGCTTACTTCTCCAAGGAGACCAG GATATGGTGGTGTCTTAG
- the LOC103875155 gene encoding uncharacterized protein LOC103875155 isoform X3 — protein sequence MAGIDTQKQLLSLIRDFTSERSRGEQRVVGLKKRIESLQSEVEAANEEVEKAKRIKEVAEEELNGYEVESSLNDATIQSLEARIALLQDEVSTVGNEVDALKNKEGLLRDQFISQMVELNKEIRVFQRTVASSVGNDDSTSITATDVEVFEDGHGADSQAIKDMLSDVNSQLAKEEEGYLAEQNIKEQKELDEYEKKMSLMEAITEKTNSVHALAEQSSELEQTLASLGEELQKRCRCQHCQAENLEVLSLLLQGDQDMVVS from the exons ATGGCGGGAATCGATACGCAGAAGCAGCTTCTCTCTCTGATCCGCGACTTCACCTCTGAAAGATCTCGTGGAG AGCAAAGAGTGGTTGGATTGAAGAAGCGGATCGAGTCTCTGCAATCGGAAGTTGAAGCAGCGAACGAAGAAGTTGAAAAGGCGAAACGAATCAAAGAAGTGGCGGAAGAGGAGCTCAACGGCTACGAAGTTGAATCGTCTTTGAACGATGCTACGATTCAATCTCTTGAG GCAAGGATTGCTCTTCTTCAGGATGAAGTTTCTACTGTTGGCAATGAAGTAGATGCTCTCAAG AACAAGGAAGGATTACTTAG AGATCAATTTATAAGCCAAATGGTTGAGCTGAACAAGGAAATAAG GGTGTTCCAGAGAACTGTAGCCTCCAGTGTGGGAAATGATGATAGTACTAGCATAACAGCAA CAGATGTTGAAGTTTTTGAGGATGGTCATGGAGCTGATTCACAAGCTATCAAGGATATGCTATCTGATGTAAATTCTCAATTAGCAAAAGAGGAGGAAGGATACTTAGCGGAGCAGAACATAAAAGAACAG AAAGAGCTTGATGAATATGAGAAGAAGATGTCACTCATGGAGGCCATAACAGAGAAAACAAACTCAGTGCATGCTCTCGCTGA GCAGAGTTCTGAGCTGGAACAGACATTGGCTTCACTGGGGGAGGAGCTGCAGAAGAGATGCCGATGCCAACATTGCCAGGCAGAAAATTTGGAAGTCTTGAGCTTACTTCTCCAAGGAGACCAG GATATGGTGGTGTCTTAG
- the LOC103875155 gene encoding uncharacterized protein LOC103875155 isoform X4, with protein sequence MAGIDTQKQLLSLIRDFTSERSRGEQRVVGLKKRIESLQSEVEAANEEVEKAKRIKEVAEEELNGYEVESSLNDATIQSLEARIALLQDEVSTVGNEVDALKNKEGLLRDQFISQMVELNKEIRVFQRTVASSVGNDDSTSITANVEVFEDGHGADSQAIKDMLSDVNSQLAKEEEGYLAEQNIKEQKELDEYEKKMSLMEAITEKTNSVHALATQSSELEQTLASLGEELQKRCRCQHCQAENLEVLSLLLQGDQDMVVS encoded by the exons ATGGCGGGAATCGATACGCAGAAGCAGCTTCTCTCTCTGATCCGCGACTTCACCTCTGAAAGATCTCGTGGAG AGCAAAGAGTGGTTGGATTGAAGAAGCGGATCGAGTCTCTGCAATCGGAAGTTGAAGCAGCGAACGAAGAAGTTGAAAAGGCGAAACGAATCAAAGAAGTGGCGGAAGAGGAGCTCAACGGCTACGAAGTTGAATCGTCTTTGAACGATGCTACGATTCAATCTCTTGAG GCAAGGATTGCTCTTCTTCAGGATGAAGTTTCTACTGTTGGCAATGAAGTAGATGCTCTCAAG AACAAGGAAGGATTACTTAG AGATCAATTTATAAGCCAAATGGTTGAGCTGAACAAGGAAATAAG GGTGTTCCAGAGAACTGTAGCCTCCAGTGTGGGAAATGATGATAGTACTAGCATAACAGCAA ATGTTGAAGTTTTTGAGGATGGTCATGGAGCTGATTCACAAGCTATCAAGGATATGCTATCTGATGTAAATTCTCAATTAGCAAAAGAGGAGGAAGGATACTTAGCGGAGCAGAACATAAAAGAACAG AAAGAGCTTGATGAATATGAGAAGAAGATGTCACTCATGGAGGCCATAACAGAGAAAACAAACTCAGTGCATGCTCTCGCT ACGCAGAGTTCTGAGCTGGAACAGACATTGGCTTCACTGGGGGAGGAGCTGCAGAAGAGATGCCGATGCCAACATTGCCAGGCAGAAAATTTGGAAGTCTTGAGCTTACTTCTCCAAGGAGACCAG GATATGGTGGTGTCTTAG
- the LOC103875161 gene encoding ABC transporter B family member 15 — protein sequence MGEVEGKETGKKTMKSFRSIRSIFMHADGVDWVLMGLGLIGAVGDGFTTPLVLLITSKLMNNLGGSSFKTETFMQSISKNAVALLYVACGSWVVCFLEGYCWTRTGERQTARMREKYLRAVLRQDVGYFDLHVTSTSDVITSVSSDSFVIQDVLSEKLPNFLMSASMFVGSYIVGFILLWRLAIVGLPFIVLLVIPGLMYGRALISISSKIREEYNEAGFVAEQAISSVRTVYAFSGERKTISKFSAALQGSVKLGIRQGLAKGITIGSNGITFAMWGFMSWYGSRMVMYHGAQGGTVFAVAAAVAIGGVSLGGGLSNLKYFFEAASVGERIMEVINRVPKIDSNNPEGLKLEKVRGEVEFKHVKFVYPSRPETSIFEDFCLRVPSGKTVALVGGSGSGKSTVISLLQRFYNPVAGEILIDGVSIDKLQVKWLRSQMGLVSQEPALFATSIKENILFGKEDATMDDVVEAAKASNAHNFISQLPNGYETQVGERGVQMSGGQKQRIAIARAIIKSPTILLLDEATSALDSESERVVQEALENASIGRTTILIAHRLSTIRNADVITVVRNGHVVETGSHDELMDNIDGQYASLVRLQQIEKDDSSVNMSVNVQTSPTLDPTKDFRSCSRVSTLSRSSSTNSVTGSSIVKNLSKDDKPPLPSFKRLLAMNLPEWKQALYGCISATLFGAIQPAYAYSLGSMVSVYFLTSHDEIKEKTRIYALSFVGLAVLSFLINISQHYNFAYMGEYLTKRVRERMLSKVLTFEVGWFDRDENSSGAICSRLAKDANVVRSLVGDRMALLVQTISAVTIACTMGLVIAWRLALVMIAVQPLIIVCFYTRRVLLKNMSKKAIKAQDESSKLAAEAVSNVRTITAFSSQERIMKMLEKAQENPRRESIRQSWFAGIGLAMSQSLTTCTWALDFWYGGRLIEDGYITAKALFETFMILVSTGRVIADAGSMTTDLAKGSDAVGSVFAVLDRYTSIDPEDPEGYEPERLTGRVEFLNVDFSYPTRPDVMIFSDFSIDIDAAKSTAIVGPSGSGKSTVIGLIERFYDPVKGVVKIDGRDLRSYNLRSLRQHIALVSQEPTLFAGTIRENIVYGRASDNIDESEIIEAARAANAHDFITSLTDGYDTYCGDRGVQLSGGQKQRIAIARAVLKNPSLLLLDEATSALDSQSERVVQDALERVMVGRTSVVIAHRLSTIQNCDAIAVLDKGKLVERGTHSSLLAKGSTGVYFSLVSLQRTTC from the exons atgggTGAAGTAGAGGGCAAAGAGACTGggaagaagacgatgaagaGTTTTAGAAGCATAAGATCGATATTCATGCACGCTGACGGTGTGGATTGGGTACTGATGGGATTAGGGTTAATCGGAGCCGTCGGTGATGGCTTCACAACTCCCCTTGTTCTTCTCATCACGAGCAAGCTCATGAACAACCTTGGTGGCTCCTCTTTCAAGACTGAAACCTTCATGCAAAGCATATCCAAG AACGCTGTGGCTTTGCTCTATGTGGCTTGTGGATCTTGGGTTGTCTGTTTCcttg aAGGATATTGTTGGACACGAACAGGGGAGAGGCAAACAGCAAGAATGAGAGAAAAATATCTTAGAGCAGTGTTAAGACAAGATGTGGGGTACTTTGATCTTCATGTCACAAGCACTTCTGATGTTATCACAAGTGTCTCTAGTGACAGCTTCGTCATCCAAGACGTGCTTAGTGAAAAG TTACCGAATTTCTTGATGAGCGCATCAATGTTCGTCGGAAGCTACATAGTTGGCTTTATTTTGTTATGGAGACTCGCCATAGTTGGCTTACCCTTTATTGTCCTCTTAGTGATCCCGGGGCTTATGTACGGCCGAGCCCTTATAAGCATATCTAGCAAGATACGTGAAGAGTACAATGAGGCTGGTTTTGTAGCTGAGCAGGCCATCTCTTCTGTGCGAACCGTCTATGCGTTTTCCGGGGAAAGGAAAACGATATCAAAGTTTTCAGCCGCGCTTCAAGGCTCGGTAAAGCTAGGGATTAGACAAGGGCTTGCCAAAGGAATCACCATTGGAAGCAATGGAATCACTTTCGCCATGTGGGGGTTCATGTCTTGGTATGGAAGCCGGATGGTCATGTACCATGGTGCTCAAGGTGGTACCGTATTTGCAGTAGCCGCCGCTGTTGCCATCGGTGGCGT ATCACTTGGTGGTGGTTTGTCTAATCTCAAGTACTTCTTCGAGGCGGCTTCAGTTGGCGAGCGAATCATGGAAGTAATAAACAGAGTTCCCAAGATTGATTCAAACAATCCGGAAGGGCTAAAACTAGAGAAAGTCAGAGGAGAAGTTGAGTTTAAGCATGTGAAGTTTGTGTATCCATCAAGACCAGAAACATCCATCTTTGAAGATTTTTGTCTGAGAGTTCCCTCCGGGAAAACCGTGGCTTTGGTGGGAGGAAGCGGGTCAGGAAAATCAACTGTGATATCGCTTTTGCAGAGGTTTTATAACCCGGTAGCAGGAGAGATTCTCATAGATGGTGTATCCATTGATAAGCTGCAAGTGAAGTGGTTAAGGTCTCAAATGGGTTTAGTTAGCCAAGAGCCTGCACTTTTCGCCACATCCATAAAGGAGAACATATTGTTTGGTAAAGAAGATGCAACGATGGATGATGTTGTGGAAGCTGCCAAGGCCTCTAATGCTCATAATTTCATTTCTCAGTTACCTAATGGCTATGAAACTCAG GTTGGGGAGAGAGGAGTGCAAATGTCAGGAGGACAGAAGCAGAGGATAGCAATCGCACGTGCAATAATCAAATCACCAACAATTCTCCTTCTAGACGAGGCAACAAGTGCATTAGACTCTGAATCCGAAAGAGTAGTCCAAGAAGCCTTAGAAAATGCATCAATCGGCCGTACAACTATCCTTATTGCTCACCGTCTCTCTACCATTCGTAACGCTGATGTTATCACCGTGGTCCGAAACGGCCATGTTGTTGAGACTGGCTCACACGATGAGCTAATGGACAACATAGATGGTCAATACGCTTCACTAGTCCGCTTACAACAGATTGAAAAAGACGACTCAAGTGTGAACATGAGCGTCAATGTGCAAACAAGTCCAACCTTGGATCCTACTAAAGATTTCAGAAGTTGTTCAAGAGTCTCGACACTTAGCCGGTCAAGCTCTACTAACTCCGTTACAGGTTCAAGTATTGTCAAGAATCTTTCAAAAGATGATAAGCCACCTTTACCATCTTTTAAAAGACTCTTGGCAATGAATCTACCTGAGTGGAAACAGGCGTTATACGGTTGCATAAGTGCAACCTTGTTTGGGGCCATACAGCCGGCGTATGCATATTCTTTAGGGTCAATGGTATCGGTTTATTTCTTGACGAGCCATGACGAGATTAAGGAGAAAACGAGGATCTACGCATTATCTTTTGTCGGCTTAGCCGTGCTTTCTTTCTTGATCAACATCAGCCAACACTACAACTTTGCATACATGGGCGAATACTTGACTAAGCGCGTCCGAGAACGGATGCTCTCTAAGGTTCTAACCTTTGAAGTTGGTTGGTTCGATCGTGATGAGAACTCAAGTGGTGCCATATGTTCTAGACTCGCAAAAGATGCTAATGTG GTGAGATCGCTAGTAGGTGATCGTATGGCACTATTGGTACAAACAATATCGGCGGTAACCATAGCATGCACAATGGGTCTGGTAATAGCGTGGAGGTTagctcttgtaatgatcgctgTGCAACCACTGATTATTGTATGCTTCTACACTCGCCGTGTTCTACTCAAGAACATGTCGAAAAAGGCAATCAAGGCTCAGGACGAGAGTAGCAAACTAGCTGCTGAGGCTGTTTCCAACGTACGAACCATCACAGCCTTTTCGTCACAAGAACGTATCATGAAAATGCTAGAAAAGGCTCAAGAAAACCCGCGGCGAGAAAGCATACGTCAGTCATGGTTCGCAGGGATCGGACTCGCCATGTCGCAGAGCCTAACTACATGCACGTGGGCTTTGGACTTCTGGTACGGTGGTAGACTGATCGAAGATGGGTACATAACAGCTAAAGCTTTGTTCGAAACGTTTATGATCTTGGTTAGTACCGGTCGGGTCATAGCCGATGCTGGAAGCATGACAACGGATCTAGCTAAAGGTTCGGACGCGGTCGGGTCGGTTTTCGCTGTGTTGGACCGGTACACTTCTATTGATCCGGAGGATCCAGAAGGATATGAACCGGAAAGACTAACCGGTCGGGTCGAGTTTCTTAATGTGGATTTCTCATACCCAACTAGACCGGATGTGATGATATTTAGTGACTTTTCTATCGATATCGACGCAGCGAAGTCTACTGCTATAGTTGGTCCAAGCGGGTCAGGTAAATCCACGGTGATCGGTTTAATCGAACGGTTTTACGACCCGGTTAAAGGCGTTGTGAAAATCGACGGTCGAGATTTAAGATCGTACAATCTGAGATCGCTCCGACAACACATAGCTTTGGTTAGCCAAGAGCCAACGTTGTTCGCGGGAACGATCCGAGAGAACATCGTATACGGAAGAGCGTCGGATAATATCGACGAATCAGAGATCATCGAAGCGGCGAGAGCAGCGAACGCTCACGATTTCATCACGTCTTTAACGGACGGCTACGATACGTACTGCGGAGACAGAGGTGTACAGTTATCCGGTGGTCAGAAACAGAGGATCGCCATCGCTAGAGCGGTTTTGAAGAACCCGTCGTTGTTGCTTCTCGATGAAGCGACGAGCGCTTTGGATAGCCAATCGGAGCGTGTGGTGCAAGACGCGCTGGAGCGCGTGATGGTGGGGAGGACGAGCGTTGTGATCGCGCATAGGCTGAGCACGATTCAGAACTGCGACGCAATCGCTGTTTTGGATAAAGGAAAGCTCGTGGAGCGTGGGACCCACTCATCCTTGTTGGCAAAAGGATCCACAGGTGTTTACTTCTCATTGGTCAGTCTCCAGAGAACAACTTGTTGA
- the LOC103875162 gene encoding probable galacturonosyltransferase-like 10, producing the protein MMSSSRLIIIFTIISAAFLTVGSIRLVPDDKSSFNDGSSDFMEAPGYQNGPKCSVLPQNKLLLACDPSAIHIAMTLDPAYLRGTVSAVHSILKHTSCPQNIFFHFIASGPHHGPLAKTLSSVFPSLSFKVYTFDETIVKNLISSSIRQALDSPLNYARSYLSEILSTCVHRVIYLDSDVIVVDDIKKLWKVSLTGSRTIGAPEYCHANFTKYFSDRFWSNPKLSGVFESKTPCYFNTGVMVIDLERWREGEYTKKIENWMKIQKEERIYELGSLPPFLLVFSGEIEAIDHQWNQHGLGGDNVVSSCRSLHPGPVSLIHWSGKGKPWVRLDDGKACPVDYLWAPYDLHKSRRQYLQYSQDLDIL; encoded by the coding sequence ATGATGTCTAGTTCAAGACTAATAATAATCTTCACAATAATCTCTGCAGCCTTCCTCACCGTCGGATCAATCCGATTGGTTCCAGACGATAAATCTTCATTCAACGATGGATCTTCAGATTTCATGGAGGCTCCAGGATACCAAAACGGACCAAAATGCTCTGTTCTACCCCAAAACAAACTCTTGTTAGCTTGCGACCCTTCAGCTATTCACATAGCGATGACCCTCGACCCAGCTTACTTGCGTGGCACGGTATCTGCAGTCCACTCCATCCTCAAACACACATCTTGCCCTCAAAACATCTTCTTCCACTTCATCGCTTCGGGTCCCCACCACGGTCCCCTCGCGAAGACTCTCTCCTCTGTTTTCCCTTCTCTGAGTTTCAAAGTCTACACCTTCGACGAAACCATCGTCAAGAACCTCATCTCTTCTTCCATAAGACAAGCTCTCGATAGTCCCTTGAACTACGCAAGAAGCTACTTGTCTGAGATTCTCTCCACGTGTGTTCATAGAGTGATCTATCTAGACTCGGATGTGATCGTGGTCGACGATATCAAGAAGCTATGGAAGGTTTCTTTAACCGGATCAAGAACCATCGGCGCACCAGAGTACTGCCACGCTAACTTCACAAAGTACTTCTCAGATCGTTTCTGGTCAAATCCAAAACTCTCTGGAGTCTTTGAGTCCAAAACGCCTTGCTACTTCAACACGGGAGTGATGGTGATCGATTTAGAGAGATGGAGAGAAGGAGAGTACACGAAAAAGATCGAGAACTGGATGAAGATTCAGAAAGAGGAGAGGATTTACGAGCTGGGTTCGTTGCCGCCGTTTCTGCTGGTGTTTTCAGGAGAAATTGAAGCTATTGATCACCAGTGGAACCAGCATGGTCTAGGTGGAGACAATGTGGTGAGTAGTTGTAGGTCTTTGCATCCTGGTCCGGTGAGTTTGATACATTGGAGTGGGAAAGGGAAGCCGTGGGTGAGGCTTGATGATGGTAAGGCGTGTCCTGTTGATTATTTATGGGCTCCTTATGATCTTCACAAGTCACGGAGACAGTATCTTCAATACAGTCAAGACTTAGACATTCTTTGa
- the LOC103875164 gene encoding zinc finger AN1 domain-containing stress-associated protein 12, translating to MAGRGGTEAFPDLGEHCQNPDCKLLDFLPFTCDGCKLVFCLEHRSYKSHDCPNSDHGSRTVSICETCSVAIETTGFDQEGIKSLLEKHERSGDCDPSKKKKPICPVKRCKEVLTFANNITCKDCGVKFCLKHRFPTDHVCNKKTVANSGTRSRWNEKFMEALSLRNEKGCGRGTTSVSSSSSPSIRSF from the exons aTGGCAGGAAGAGGAGGAACAGAAGCGTTTCCTGATCTTGGAGAGCATTGCCAAAACCCTGACTGCAAACTCCTCGACTTTCTCCCTTTCACTTGTGACGGCTGCAAATTG GTGTTCTGTTTGGAGCATAGATCATACAAGTCCCACGATTGTCCAAACTCAGACCACGGAAGCAGAACAGTTTCCATCTGTGAAACATGTTCTGTTGCAATCGAAACAACTGGTTTTGACCAAGAAGGGATCAAGTCTTTACTTGAGAAACACGAAAGATCTGGAGATTGTGATCCgagtaagaagaagaaacccaTTTGTCCTGTGAAGCGTTGCAAAGAGGTTCTGACATTTGCTAACAACATTACTTGCAAAGATTGTGGAGTTAAGTTTTGTCTGAAACATCGGTTTCCGACAGATCATGTCTGTAACAAGAAGACCGTTGCTAACTCAGGAACAAGGTCGAGATGGAATGAGAAGTTTATGGAAGCTTTGAGTTTGAGGAATGAGAAAGGATGTGGAAGAGGAACAACTTCTGTTTCATCAAGTTCTTCTCCTTCGATTAGAtcattttag
- the LOC103875165 gene encoding xyloglucan glycosyltransferase 4, which translates to MAPNSVAVTMEKPDNFSLLEINGSDPSSFPDNKRKSISPKQFSWFILLKAHRLVSSLSWLFASVKKRLAFSSKAINEEEDPKSRGKQMYRFIKACLVISIVALLIEIVAYYKNWNLDLVNRPSWEVRGLVEWSYVAWLSFRSDYIAPIVITLSKFCTVLFLIQSLDRLVLCLGCFWIKFKKIEPKLKDDELDLEDASNFPMVLIQIPMCNEREVYEQSIGAASQLDWPKDRILIQVLDDSDDPNLQLLIKEEVAAWAEKGVNIIYRHRLIRTGYKAGNLKSAMTCDYVKDYEFVTIFDADFTPSPDFLMKTIPHFKGNPELGLVQARWSFVNKDENLLTRLQNINLCFHFEVEQQVNGVFLNFFGFNGTAGVWRIKALEESGGWLERTTVEDMDIAVRAHLNGWKFIYLNDVEVTCELPESYEAYKKQQHRWHSGPMQLFRLCLPSIIKSKISVGKKANLIFLFFLLRKLILPFYSFTLFCIILPLTMFIPEAELPLWIICYVPIFISLLNILPSPKSFPFLIPYLLFENTMSITKFNAMISGLFQLGSAYEWVVTKKTGRSSESDLLAFAEKEEKLHRRNSESGLELLSKLKEQEMNLAVQETPKKSIGGLVRPSNKIKKRNMVFKKELGLAFLLLTAAARSFLSAHGLHFYFLLFQGLSFLVVGLDLIGEQIN; encoded by the exons AAACGCAAATCCATCAGCCCAAAGCAATTCTCATGGTTCATCCTCCTCAAAGCTCACAGACTCGTCTCTTCCCTCTCGTGGCTCTTCGCCTCGGTCAAAAAGCGTCTCGCTTTCTCCTCCAAAGCCataaacgaagaagaagatcccAAAAGCAGAGGAAAACAAATGTACAGATTCATCAAAGCCTGTCTTGTCATCTCCATAGTCGCCTTGTTAATAGAAATCGTCGCTTATTACAAGAACTGGAATCTAGATCTCGTGAACCGACCGTCCTGGGAGGTCCGTGGGCTTGTCGAGTGGTCTTACGTGGCTTGGCTCTCGTTTCGATCCGATTACATCGCTCCTATTGTCATCACTCTCTCCAAGTTCTGCACTGTCCTCTTCTTGATCCAGTCTCTTGATCGGTTGGTCCTCTGTCTCGGTTGCTTCTGGATCAAGTTTAAAAAGATCGAACCTAAGCTCAAAGACGATGAACTCGATCTTGAAGACGCTTCCAACTTCCCAATGGTCCTTATTCAGATCCCAATGTGCAATGAAAGAGAG GTGTATGAACAATCAATAGGAGCAGCTTCACAGCTTGATTGGCCGAAGGATAGGATCTTGATTCAAGTTCTTGACGATTCAGACGATCCAAACTTACAGCTTTTGATCAAGGAAGAAGTAGCTGCTTGGGCAGAGAAAGGAGTGAACATTATCTACAGGCATAGGTTGATCAGAACTGGTTACAAAGCTGGGAATCTAAAGTCTGCGATGACATGTGATTACGTTAAAGATTACGAGTTCGTTACTATTTTCGACGCAGACTTTACGCCAAGTCCTGATTTCCTCATGAAGACTATTCCTCATTTCAAG GGGAATCCAGAGCTAGGATTAGTCCAAGCAAGGTGGTCCTTTGTGAACAAAGACGAGAATCTCCTGACAAGGCTACAAAACATAAACCTATGTTTCCACTTCGAAGTAGAACAGCAAGTGAACGGCGTGTTTCTCAATTTCTTTGGGTTCAACGGAACCGCAGGAGTCTGGAGGATCAAAGCATTGGAAGAATCCGGCGGGTGGCTCGAGAGAACCACGGTTGAAGACATGGATATCGCGGTCAGAGCGCATCTCAACGGTTGGAAATTCATTTACCTCAATGACGTTGAAGTCACTTGCGAGTTGCCTGAGTCTTATGAAGCTTACAAGAAGCAGCAACATCGTTGGCATTCTGGTCCTATGCAACTTTTCCGGTTATGCCTTCCTTCTATCATCAAATCAAAG atATCAGTAGGGAAGAAGGCAAATTtgatcttcctcttctttcttctaAGAAAGCTTATTCTACCCTTTTACTCATTCACACTCTTCTGCATCATACTTCCACTAACAATGTTCATACCTGAAGCCGAGCTTCCTTTGTGGATCATTTGTTACGTTCCCATCTTCATTTCACTTCTCAACATCCTCCCTTCACCTAAATCTTTCCCTTTCTTGATCCCTTACCTCCTTTTCGAAAACACAATGTCCATAACCAAGTTCAACGCTATGATCTCCGGGTTGTTCCAGCTTGGATCGGCTTACGAGTGGGTTGTGACCAAAAAGACTGGGAGATCATCTGAATCTGATTTGCTAGCGTTTGCTGAAAAGGAAGAGAAGTTGCATAGGAGAAACTCGGAGTCAGGTTTGGAGCTTCTGAGCAAACTCAAGGAGCAAGAGATGAATCTTGCAGTACAAGAAACCCCGAAGAAGAGCATTGGAGGGCTAGTGAGGCCGAGTAACAAGATCAAGAAGAGGAACATGGTGTTTAAGAAAGAGCTAGGGCTTGCGTTCTTGCTTCTAACCGCAGCTGCAAGAAGCTTTCTGTCGGCGCATGGTCTTCACTTCTACTTCTTGCTGTTTCAGGGACTGTCTTTCTTGGTTGTAGGGTTGGATTTGATCGGAGAACAGATCAACTAG